Part of the Bacillus cereus group sp. RP43 genome is shown below.
TCTTCGTCAGCCGCAGAAATAGCAGCTACTTGCGCGATAGAAGATTTACCTTCGATTGGTTTAGAAATCGCTTTTAATTCTCCAATTGCAGCAGTAACAGCTTTTTCGATACCTTTACGAAGACCCATTGGGTTTGCACCAGCTGTTACGTTTTTTAAACCTTCACGAATCATAGCTTGCGCTAATACAGTTGCAGTTGTCGTTCCGTCACCAGCTACATCGTTTGTTTTGCTAGCAACTTCTGCTACTAATTTCGCACCCATGTTTTCGAATGCATCTTCTAATTCGATTTCTTTTGCAATTGTTACACCGTCATTTGTAATAAGTGGTGAACCGAATTTTTTCTCAAGTACAACGTTACGACCTTTTGGTCCAAGCGTTACTTTTACTGCGTTTGCAAGAGTGTCGACACCGCGAAGCATCGAACGACGTGCTTCTTCACTAAATTTAATATCTTTTGCCATAATAATTGACCCCCTTGAATTTTTAAATGTATATAATTAACCGATAATTGCTAAAATGTCACTTTCACGTAAAATCAAGTAGTCTGTACCTTCGTATTTCACTTCAGTACCTGCATATTTTGAGAAGATGATAAGATCACCTGCTGCTACCTCTAAAGCAACACGCTCTCCATTTTCAAGCAC
Proteins encoded:
- the groES gene encoding co-chaperone GroES, giving the protein MLKPLGDRVVIELVQAEEKTASGIVLPDTAKEKPQEGKVIAVGTGRVLENGERVALEVAAGDLIIFSKYAGTEVKYEGTDYLILRESDILAIIG